A genomic stretch from bacterium includes:
- a CDS encoding cell division protein FtsZ produces MGSIVEIVPPGVSFPIRTLPLSVRQECPFVWFASDECDAPQTKVLVAGVGGDGCNTVEQMQSMAPSSLDFIAIDTDYMSLERLTIEWKLLLGKHTARSIGSGGNADLGRAAAEEASEEWADKIANYGMVIIVAGMGGGTGSGAAAYLAKMARDMGVLTVAVVSSPFEYEGRQKADSASEGIAKLRSSADSIIVIPNDRLFSLSDRLTYYEALKLRDDQLVRIIGSVTDLVLRPARMSIDFGSIRAVIEDGGMMVVAQASASGEGVVDELLEQLLHKNLIDHPPMDAAQAVLLVTTLGYKVTASEDTELKSRISRVVSPMAKVFCGTRLEKGAGDSVTVTLIATHFDELPEPQAEVIELERVFTIEQINSAGPSHRIYTPSYLRLKAPSESNG; encoded by the coding sequence ATGGGAAGCATAGTAGAGATTGTTCCGCCAGGGGTCTCATTTCCTATTAGGACACTACCGTTGTCGGTCAGGCAGGAATGTCCGTTTGTGTGGTTTGCCAGTGATGAATGTGATGCTCCGCAGACGAAGGTCCTCGTCGCGGGTGTCGGCGGCGACGGCTGTAACACAGTGGAGCAGATGCAAAGCATGGCTCCCTCATCGCTCGATTTCATCGCTATCGATACTGACTACATGTCTCTTGAGCGGCTCACGATCGAGTGGAAACTCCTGCTTGGTAAGCACACAGCTAGGAGCATAGGCAGCGGAGGCAATGCTGACCTCGGCAGAGCCGCCGCGGAGGAGGCATCTGAAGAATGGGCCGACAAAATCGCCAACTATGGGATGGTGATCATCGTGGCAGGCATGGGAGGCGGCACTGGGTCCGGGGCGGCAGCTTATCTTGCGAAGATGGCGAGAGATATGGGCGTGCTAACGGTCGCGGTTGTCTCCTCACCATTCGAGTATGAGGGCCGTCAGAAGGCCGATAGCGCCAGCGAGGGAATAGCAAAGCTCCGCTCCTCTGCTGACAGCATCATCGTCATTCCCAACGACAGACTGTTCTCGCTGAGCGACCGGCTGACCTACTACGAGGCGCTCAAGCTGCGTGATGACCAGCTGGTGCGCATCATAGGAAGTGTGACGGACCTCGTCCTGCGTCCTGCGAGAATGTCGATAGATTTTGGCTCTATAAGGGCGGTAATCGAGGATGGCGGGATGATGGTGGTTGCACAGGCGTCTGCGTCCGGCGAGGGCGTGGTTGATGAACTGCTCGAACAGCTGCTCCACAAAAACCTCATCGATCACCCGCCCATGGATGCAGCCCAGGCGGTGCTTCTTGTTACAACGCTCGGCTACAAGGTTACCGCTTCCGAGGACACTGAGCTCAAGTCGAGGATATCGCGCGTTGTCAGTCCTATGGCCAAGGTCTTCTGCGGCACAAGGCTTGAAAAGGGAGCTGGCGATAGTGTTACTGTAACGCTGATAGCGACCCACTTCGATGAATTGCCAGAGCCCCAGGCAGAGGTGATAGAGCTCGAGAGGGTGTTCACGATCGAGCAGATTAACAGCGCGGGACCCTCCCACAGGATATACACACCGTCCTACTTGCGGCTGAAGGCGCCGTCCGAGAGCAATGGTTAG
- a CDS encoding DUF2284 domain-containing protein, whose translation MPRAPKPMNIEQARELFSGYAKQALNMGALDALIIPVEGIVFDHRTILKCMYGCSGWNNSWVCPSAPKALMPWDAEPVLRKYSWALLIHADNQKDNQNISFAIESQAYVDDYYFAFSLSDCTICETCAFQMDKPCVDPVRARPAMQGMGIDVFATARGLGLPIETLKHPGGSEKQNWYSLVFIE comes from the coding sequence ATGCCTAGAGCCCCGAAACCCATGAACATTGAGCAGGCTCGCGAACTATTCTCCGGCTACGCCAAGCAGGCTCTCAACATGGGCGCCCTTGATGCCCTCATCATCCCAGTCGAAGGCATAGTCTTTGACCATAGGACGATACTGAAGTGTATGTATGGGTGCTCCGGCTGGAACAACAGCTGGGTCTGCCCGTCCGCGCCAAAGGCCCTGATGCCCTGGGACGCCGAGCCCGTGCTAAGAAAATACTCGTGGGCGCTCCTAATACACGCCGACAATCAAAAGGACAACCAGAACATCTCCTTCGCGATAGAGAGCCAAGCCTACGTCGATGACTACTACTTCGCATTCAGCCTGAGCGATTGCACGATATGCGAGACGTGTGCTTTTCAAATGGACAAGCCATGTGTTGACCCTGTCCGGGCGAGGCCTGCAATGCAGGGGATGGGTATAGACGTCTTTGCCACCGCGCGCGGACTGGGCTTACCCATAGAGACCTTGAAGCACCCAGGCGGGTCGGAGAAACAGAACTGGTATTCGCTTGTATTCATCGAATAG
- a CDS encoding LD-carboxypeptidase, which produces MLKPRPLPPGGTVGIAAPSGPVDEVSIHKAAQFLTQRGYRVKLATHLFEAHGYLAGTDKERASDMNAMFADPAVDAIILARGGYGCARLLDLIDYDLVSQNPKPLIGYSDATALQLALLARCNLVTFYGPVASIDLAGRSASMVFGRMLRALEARPGARLFSETPASSIEALSAGQCTGRLIGGCLSVLVSLLGSDYFPDTRGAILFLEDVDEPPYRIDRYLMQLELAGVLSHVAGVLLGRFVRCYPRGGKPSLSLGDVFKERFAGRLYPVLSGLPFGHIARKTTVPQGVMCALDTNRGRIEYAGSCCKMSEGVR; this is translated from the coding sequence GTGTTGAAGCCGAGGCCACTGCCGCCGGGTGGCACCGTGGGGATAGCCGCCCCCTCGGGACCCGTTGATGAGGTCTCGATACACAAGGCAGCGCAATTCCTGACCCAGCGCGGCTATCGCGTCAAGCTTGCTACGCATCTGTTTGAGGCGCACGGATACCTCGCGGGAACTGACAAGGAGCGCGCCTCGGACATGAACGCGATGTTCGCCGACCCAGCCGTTGATGCGATCATCCTTGCCCGAGGCGGCTATGGGTGTGCGAGGCTGCTTGATCTCATTGATTATGATCTCGTCAGTCAGAACCCCAAGCCTCTCATTGGATACAGCGACGCGACGGCGCTTCAACTGGCGCTTCTTGCCCGCTGCAATCTAGTCACCTTCTACGGGCCGGTCGCCTCGATTGACCTCGCTGGCCGGAGCGCCTCAATGGTCTTTGGCCGGATGCTGCGTGCACTTGAGGCCCGTCCGGGTGCACGACTGTTCTCGGAGACCCCGGCTAGTAGTATCGAAGCGCTCTCTGCCGGTCAGTGCACCGGAAGGCTTATCGGGGGGTGCCTATCGGTCCTTGTTTCGCTGCTTGGGTCGGACTACTTCCCGGATACCCGAGGCGCCATTCTCTTCTTGGAAGATGTCGATGAGCCGCCATACAGGATCGACCGCTACCTAATGCAGCTTGAGCTCGCCGGGGTCCTCTCGCACGTTGCAGGCGTGTTGCTGGGCCGCTTCGTGCGATGCTACCCGCGCGGGGGCAAACCTTCGCTTTCTCTCGGAGACGTTTTTAAGGAGAGGTTCGCCGGCAGGCTTTACCCAGTCCTTTCCGGCCTCCCATTCGGCCATATTGCTCGGAAGACCACTGTGCCGCAAGGGGTCATGTGCGCGCTAGATACTAACCGAGGGAGAATCGAGTATGCTGGCTCGTGCTGTAAGATGAGTGAAGGGGTGAGATAG
- a CDS encoding DUF1565 domain-containing protein — MQHLNLLVVVAVCLSLVVAILPAADYYVDSNDGTDANTGASPLAPWKTITHALSSVSGTEGGPATIHIAAGTYSPSASGESFPLQMKSYVSLLGDGADTVILDAQETAYHVIYCAQADSLTIEGLTVTGGRANGSGTDGKGG; from the coding sequence ATGCAGCATTTGAATCTTCTCGTCGTAGTTGCCGTATGCTTGTCCTTGGTGGTCGCCATTCTTCCGGCTGCGGATTACTATGTCGATTCAAACGACGGAACTGACGCAAACACCGGCGCATCGCCGCTTGCGCCGTGGAAAACGATCACTCACGCATTGTCTTCTGTAAGTGGCACAGAGGGCGGTCCTGCTACGATTCACATAGCCGCCGGGACCTATTCGCCCTCGGCCAGCGGCGAGAGTTTCCCACTTCAGATGAAGTCCTATGTATCGCTTTTAGGCGATGGGGCCGACACAGTAATACTCGACGCCCAGGAAACCGCATATCACGTCATCTATTGCGCCCAGGCGGATAGCCTCACGATTGAGGGCCTAACGGTTACGGGCGGAAGAGCAAACGGTTCTGGAACCGACGGCAAGGGCGGT